CGGATTCCGCGTGGAGCGCTGCTATACGTTGATGCCCTTTCTGGGGAACCGCCGGCTCACATGGGCCGCAACAAAGCTATTTGGCGGCGCGTTGCCCGCCCTGCGCTTCCTTCCTTACTTCCGCACACGCGGCCTCACCCTGTTCCTATCGGCAACGAAAAGGGAGCGGCCTGAACGACGTGAGGGTGACGATGAGTAGGCTCATCCTCATGGCCGGCGCGTTCGGCTTTGGCAATCTGGGCGATGACGCAATCGCCCTGGCGACCTCCCGCCTTCTCGCCGAAACCGCCGTCGATACCCAGACCGTCATTCTCGGGAACACGCGCGTCGCTATCCGGCGCTTCACCGGGCTCGACGGCGCCCGCCTCTCCTGGCGGTCTCCCCGTCAGACCGCCCGTCTCATCGCGCTCATCCGGAGGTCATCGGCTGTCCTCATTGGCGGCGGAGGTCTGCTCCAGGACGTGCTGCCGCACTTCTACCGTCCCTATCTGCTGCTGGCCGTTGTGGCGAAGGCGCTGCGCCGGCCGGTGATGTTCTACGCCGTGGGGGTGCATCCACCGCGCACGTCGGTCTTCCGGCAGACGTTGCGTCTCGCCGCCAATGCGGTTGACGTTGTGACGGTCCGCGACGAGTTCTCGGCCCGCAACCTGCGACGGGCGGGTGTACGCCGCGACGTGACCGTGACAGCCGATGCGGCAATCGTCATGGCCGCGGACGGGCCCGCCGAGCGCGCGTCGAAGAAGACGCTGATCGGCGTTTCGCTGCGGCCCTGGTTCCATCTCGACCCGATCCGTCGCGGCGGCGACCCGGCGCGCCTTGTCGATTCACTGGCGCAGTGTCTGGACGCCGTAGTCGAGGCCGCGGGCGCCCGGCTGCTCTTCGTCCCTCTGCAGCACGGCGGCGCGGACGACGACGTGGCGTCTCAGCGAGAGGTGATATCGCGCATGCGGTACGCGCACGAGACCGACACGGCAACCTGCCACACTCCTTTCGACGCGGTCGCTGCCATCAGCCACTGTGACATCGTTCTCGGCATGCGGCTGCATTCAAACGTACTGGCGGCAGCCTGCGGCGTGCCCAGCATCGCCATCGCCTACGACCCGAAGGTGCGCGAGTTCATGAAACGACTGCACTGCGAAGAACAGGTCGTGGGCCTCGATGAGCTGCGGCCGGCGGAGGTGGCAACGCGCGTCCGCGCGGCGCTCGAGTCGCGGGACGAGATCAAGGAGCGAATACGACCCCACGTAGAGGAGATGCAGGCTTCGGCGCGCGAGTGCGCCGCGATGGCGGCAAGGCTCGCTGGCGCGACGCTTCTGCCTTCCTGGCTGCGAAGCGGCGATAACGACGCCACGGCTTGTCAGGAGGCCGCCTGAAAGGACGAGCGATGAAGATCGCGATACTGCTCTCTGATCTGACGGTGCAGGGCGGCGGCGACCGCCAGGCCGTCTATCTCGCCAGGGAGCTTCAGGAGATGGGGCACGACCTCACCGTCTACACCCCCGCGTTCGATGGGGGCTGCTACCCCGACGTCTGCTCGCGGTTGCGCATCGTCGTCACGGGGAAGCACCCGTCGGCGGCGCTGATGCCGTCGCGGCGGCTGCGCGCCTTCCTCGATATGAGGCGCATGGCCCGCGGGATCGAGGACGGGTTCGACGTCCTCAACCCGCACCACTGGCCGCCGCATTGGGCCGCCGTCAGCGCCGCCCGGCGCATGGCCCGCCGGCCGGCCATCGTCTGGATGTGCAACGACCCGCCCTGGCCGCCGGACGCGGCTCGGGGCCTCTCGCCGCGCGCGCTCTTGCGCCGCCTCTTCTTCCGCTACGACTCCGCCGCCGTGCAAGAGATCGACCGCGTCGTCGTCCTCTCCCGCTACGCGAAGGGAATCCTCGACGCGACGTACGGGATCGACGCGGCCGTCGTGAGAAGCGGCGTGGATATCGAGGCGCTGCGGCTCGGCCCGGGAGGGGACGCGGGCGAGATCAGGCGGCGGCGCCGCATACCGGCAGACTGCTTCCTCGTCCTCGCTCTGGGGATACTGATGCCCCATCGTCGCATTGAGGACGCCCTCGAAGCCGTGGCCTCGCTCCTCAACGAGGGGCGGCGGCTCCATCTGCTCATCGCTGGCTCTCCGGAGCAGTACCCCGAGTACGCGTACAGCCTGCGCGAGATGGCGCGCCGCCTGCGCATCACGGAGCACGTCACCTTCGCGGGCGCCGTCGACGAGAACGAACTGAAGCTCTACTACCACGCCTGCGACGCCTTCCTCTTTCCGAACGAGAACCAGACCTGGGCCCTCGCCGTCATCGAGGCGATGGCCTGCGGGAAACCGGTCGTGGTGTCGCGTGGGGCCGCCGTGCAGGAGGTGCTGGA
This portion of the Dehalococcoidia bacterium genome encodes:
- a CDS encoding glycosyltransferase family 4 protein — its product is MKIAILLSDLTVQGGGDRQAVYLARELQEMGHDLTVYTPAFDGGCYPDVCSRLRIVVTGKHPSAALMPSRRLRAFLDMRRMARGIEDGFDVLNPHHWPPHWAAVSAARRMARRPAIVWMCNDPPWPPDAARGLSPRALLRRLFFRYDSAAVQEIDRVVVLSRYAKGILDATYGIDAAVVRSGVDIEALRLGPGGDAGEIRRRRRIPADCFLVLALGILMPHRRIEDALEAVASLLNEGRRLHLLIAGSPEQYPEYAYSLREMARRLRITEHVTFAGAVDENELKLYYHACDAFLFPNENQTWALAVIEAMACGKPVVVSRGAAVQEVLEDGKTALLVPPRDPDAIAAALRRLMDGPGLAAQVAGNGQRFVADTFSWRRYAQSMLAIFEEHVAKGVVEAAGEKAA
- a CDS encoding polysaccharide pyruvyl transferase family protein, which translates into the protein MSRLILMAGAFGFGNLGDDAIALATSRLLAETAVDTQTVILGNTRVAIRRFTGLDGARLSWRSPRQTARLIALIRRSSAVLIGGGGLLQDVLPHFYRPYLLLAVVAKALRRPVMFYAVGVHPPRTSVFRQTLRLAANAVDVVTVRDEFSARNLRRAGVRRDVTVTADAAIVMAADGPAERASKKTLIGVSLRPWFHLDPIRRGGDPARLVDSLAQCLDAVVEAAGARLLFVPLQHGGADDDVASQREVISRMRYAHETDTATCHTPFDAVAAISHCDIVLGMRLHSNVLAAACGVPSIAIAYDPKVREFMKRLHCEEQVVGLDELRPAEVATRVRAALESRDEIKERIRPHVEEMQASARECAAMAARLAGATLLPSWLRSGDNDATACQEAA